Below is a window of Camelus ferus isolate YT-003-E chromosome 4, BCGSAC_Cfer_1.0, whole genome shotgun sequence DNA.
aaataagaTTTCTAATGGTTGTATCACATTCTATCATGGGGTTCCATCAGGATTTATTTAAGCATTCTTCTATGGTTGGATGTTATgattctgaaatttttttgtcACCATAAATAATGTCATGATTAATATccagtatatatgtgtgtgtgtgtgtgtgtgtgtgtgtgtgtgtgtgtgtgtgtgtgtgtgtgtatattctctTATACATAAATTTTTGACTGCAGCTCTAATAATTTTCTTAGACTAATTCCTAGAAGTGGAGGTGTTGGGTCAAAGGGTCTGAAATTTTGAAGTCTCTTGATTCAGACCTACAGCTTACTTTGTAggaagtttatatatatttatccccATCCCTGCCAGCAGTGTGTGACAGTACCTACTTCACTGCACCTTAGTTAACAATAGACATTAGAGAAAATTCTTCACCAACTTCATTGGTGAAGAATGGCACCTAATCAATGACCTTGAAGTAAGCGTGATTGTAAAGCCCCAATGCTcacaggataaagtccaaatccTGCTGTGGCATCAGAGGCCCAGCAGAATGTCGTAGCAGCAGCCACCCTGGCTTGGTCAGGCTGGGAGCTGTGGGGCTGAgcttccctcctctgtgcctctgttctgACCAAGGAGGGACTAGAAGGGAACAGGTGGCTCAAGCCAGGGCTGTGCTTACCTACAGCCAGGGGGCAGGAGAGCCAGCCTACCGCTGGGAGGTCAAGCCAGGTCTCCCATCATACAGACGGTGCCACTGAGGCTAAAGGGGAGCAGGGAGTGGAGATGCTCTGTGAATCCAAGTCCACGTCCACCAGGTGTTCACTGAGCTCTCAGAGAGGAAAGCTGGGAAGAGGCTGAGCACCAGGAAGGGGCAGCTGTAGCAGGGTCctagggggtggggtgaggaggggtaGAGCCATCTCCCCAAAGCCAGGGGAGGTCTGGATGATGGGCAAGGGGGCACCAGAAGCTGCTTCTgctgaaaggagacagaagaatcCAGTGCCTGGGCTGCTCGGGGAGATTGGTGTCCAGGTGGCTGGATGGGTCTGGGAATCTTGGATGCTGGGGCTTATCACTGCCTCTGCTGTTCCTTTCCAGGGGCATGAGACCATGCCTGTCACCTGTGAACCCCATCTTGGCTCTGCTCAGATTTGAGAAGGACCCAGGCTCTGCCACTGTCACCCCTACATCAacgtgttcatttatttatctaagacacctgggagggcagggctgaaCCTTGGGACAGAGTGGAACCTAACACTCCTTGTTCCTGTAGTGACACTGAAAACAAAGCAGGAGGAGCACAGCAAGAGGCACAGAGTGGGGAAGCTTCCCGGTGGAGGTGGCATTCAAGACGGGCTCAAGGGTCAGGCAGTCCTTTCACATGCAGAcctgggtgctgggtggggctgcCTTGTGGGAAGAACCAAGAAGGCACTGagctgagcagggctgggcaATACCGAGGCTCACGTGTGGCTGTGGCGTTGCTGACAGGAggggggctgtgggcagagggtgggaagggaggttAGTCAGGGCCAGCAGGGCCAGCTGGTGAGGGCCTTGAATGTCCCCTGGGAAAGCTTACACTTTGTCCTAAGAGTGCTGGGGGGACCTTCAGGGGTTTCAGTCAGCAGAGTGACATGATCACATGTGCTTTTCAAAGAGATCCCTCTGAATGCCCCTCAGAGGATAGATTGGGAGGAACAAGACTGAACTCTCGAGGCCAGCCAGGAGGCTGGTGTGAAGATGCAGGGAGTGATGCTGAGAGCTGGCCTAGGGCCACACCAGGGGGCAGGATCAGTGGGACTCAGGGCTGCTTTGCTGGGATGAAGATTCCAGACTCACAGCCCTGCGCTCCAGCCTATCCTCACTGTAGGTGAATGAAGGCCTCCCTCACTTGGAGGTCCGTCTCCTGCCCCACACCTTCCTGGCggcctccttcacctccttgttCCTCAGGCTGTAGATGACAGGGTTCAGCATGGGCGTGACCACAGCATAGAGGACCGTGAAGACCTCATCCGAGATGCTGGCCTCCTTGCTCTTGGGTTTCATGTACATGAAGATGACGGTGCCATAGAAAAGCAGCACTACTGCCAGGTGTGccgagcaggtggagaaggctttgCGGCGGCTAGCAGCTGAGGGCACCCTCAGGATGGTGGCCAGAATAAGCGTGTAGGACAGGCAGATGAAGGCCAGGGGCACAGGCAGCAGCAGGATGGCGCCCACCAGCAGGAGGACCTCGCTGACTGATGTGTCACTGCATGCCAGCTTCAGCACTGCCAGGATCTCGCAGGTGAAGTGACTGACCAGGTGGCTGCAGAAGGGCAGCCTCATGGTGATGATTGTCTCGGTCACTGACTTGAAGAGACAGAGCACCCAGGCGGCTCCCGCCAGCAACAAGCAGAGCCGGTGGCTCATGAGCACAGGGTATCTGAGCGGCTGGCAGATGGCCAGGTAGCGATCGTAGGCCATGATGGCGAGCAGCAGACACTCTGTGGAGCCCGTGGACAGGCTCAGACACATCTGGATGGCACAACCAATAAAGGAGATGGTCTTCTGGGCCGACAGGAGGTGGACCAGCATCAGGGGCACAAAGGTGGACGTGTAGCAGATGTCCAGGATGGAGAGGTTGcccaggaagaagtacatgggtgtGTGCAGGTGAACATCCAGCACGCTCACCGCCACAATAGCTGTGTTCCCCAGCAGGGTCACCAGGTACATGGCTGagcacagagggaagagcaggtgctCCAGGGCCATGTAGCCCAAAAATCCTTTCAGAAAGAACTCAGAGACCTCTGTCCTATTGATTGGCTCCATACTCTGGAGGGACACATAGTGGGGATGCAGGGAAAGAGGGTACAGGGTGGCGGGGAGCCCACGGAGTCTTTTTTGGGATGAGGCATATCGCTAGGGTCTTTTCCAGCTCtgacacacactctctctctggGACTTTGGGCAATCCCCATACTTCTAGGCCATGATTCATCCCTATGAAAAAGGATTGATTTGGATCAGAATTTCTCTAAGAGAGGATTAATGGAAATGTTAGTAGGCAATCTGAAAAATCAGTTTGAGATAACACTGggttaatcaaaattaaataaagctctttactgcaggacttctcagagcctttaatatacCAGTGTGACTTGTGACTTTCCAAAACCAGTATAGAGCATGTAATTCCCAAACTTCTTTGACTATAGATTCTCCTTTTACAGAGCACCCATCAGCCTCCTGCAGATAAGTATTCCACCAACATAGTTTGGGAAACAGTGGGCTGGATCAGAGGTCCTCAAATCTTAACATGCACCAGAATCAACGGGAAAGTTAGTTGAAACAGATTGTTGGGCTCCACCCCCAGAGTctctaattcagtaggtctgggtgatGCTTTTGCTGTTGGTCAAGacaccacactttgagaatcactgggctAGATGGTCTCTGAGGGCCCTCTCAGCTTTAAGGAATCCTCTGAACTGGTTTACGCCATTCCCACTGTTGGGAATGCCCTCTCCGTTATCCCTCAGCCTGCAGAAATCTTGTCTCTTCAGGTCAGCTTCAGTCTCCACGCACAGAGCATGCATTGGAGGGGCTCCTGGCCTCTGAGCCTATCAGGAGGCTCTTCCACCTGTCCTCCCACAGGGCCTGCTTCATCAGCTACCACGTGCAGACGCACCTTCAGAATCTGCCTTCGTCATGTGTTTTTTGGGCTAAAATTGGATGGACATTTTGGTTCTGCTCCAAACCTCCCATTTTCTCTGAACCTGAGCCAGGGCTGCTTTGGCTTCATGAACTCCTAGGCATCAGTGTGGAAAACATCCTGAGAGGTCAACTCACGGATCTCCCATCGTGAaggtaggaaactgaggccagacaGTGGGTCCCTGGCTCAGTGAGTCTAGAATCCAGTCCTCCCAACAGCATGACAGCTGCACCATGCTCAGAGCAGGTGTTTGCTTCTGTTAAACTCCAAATGTTGGTGGTTCTTTTATCACACTAGATGGAAGTCTTTCTCCCAGGACCCCCACATGCCCTTATCACTAGCTAAGGAGCATGACTTAGCCTTTCCTTAGTGTTTTGGGCACTTAGCATGATGTCACTTACCCCGTGGGATGCACTGCCCAAGCCGGAGTCTGGGCTGAGCACCAATGCCTGTCAATGCCTCCTTACAGGACACAATTGCCTTCCCTTAGTTCCCTCACgtttatttgtttcaaaatcaAGAACTGATTACCTTCCTACCACACGCCAGGCATCGTGCTACGCATTAGGGGAACAAATGAGGACACATGTGCTCGCAGGCCACTGAATCCAAACCATTCCTGGGCAGAAATCCCCTCCCATTCCGACACCTAgcttcttcctgcctcagtttGCACGCCTCTAGGGATGGAAAGCACATTACGCCCTTAGACAgacttttcttctattctttttgcTGTCAGGCCATTCGAAGGGCCACACAATCCTTCCTGATATGGAGTCTCTCTGGGTCTCCCTGGGCCTCCACCACCCAGCGAGGTCCAGGCAGGGCGGCCTGGGGGACTCTTTCCTCTTACTCCTATAAACACAgttcccaaaaaacaaaacagaaaaacacagggCCCAGAGATCTGGGCCCTACCTCAGGGACTGAGGGGCCTGTTCTGCAGCAAGGAGAGCTCTGCCCTAGTCCTGCGAACTCACATAGAAGTCTTGCCTCAGTTTGACTGTGACTAGAGAATGTTGTGGGTTCAGGGGAACGTGAGCTGCCAGCTCCCTTCAAGTTTCAGCAGGGAAACTCCAAGGCTGGTTTCCTGGAGAGACACCCCCATTGGACAGAGTATCAAGAGCAGCAGGCGCCTCgccagggctgggcaggtgcaGAGGTGGTGTGGCGCGTTCCTGCAGCCCCAGTGGCTGCGTCAGGCCACAGCCTCTCTGTCAGGTTCTACACACCATAGTTTAAAGTCACTGGCAAACACCTGCAGTCATCGACTACCTCTGGGAATATACATACACCCACATAGGTCACCACATTTGCACCCGCCTGCATGTGTGCACAGACCCCTGCCTGACACCCAGGTGCACACATATGCCTGTGAGTGTACATGCCCCACACAGGCTCATATGTGTACGTGTACGGTCATTCCCTTGAGTGTATGTGCGTGTGCAGCAGGcactccctcttgctctctcttacacacacacacacagaaccagTAGTGCAGACCAGGCAGGACCACTTCCCCCAGGAGGAAGTTCATGGAGACCAGGCAGGGGCCATGGAGGTATCACTAAAGAAGCAAATCTGAGGGTGGGGAGCAAATTCTGCCCGGGATGAACCGGGCCAGGGACATGGTCACCAGATCCGCCCAGTGCCTAGTCTGCCTTCTGGCCTGAGCACTGAGAATCTGAGCCTCctgctctgcttctctctctgcctggagtggGCCCTGCACGAAGAGGGGCGGAGGAGGGATGTGGCTGCAGGCTGTGGAACTCTGGTTCCCAAAGCAGGGCCAGGAAGCTTTGTCCACAGACCCCACAGTGTCCTTCATGCCTTCACCTCTCTCCTGGCCAAATGCCATCTGAAAAGcagttcaaatgccacctccccGAGGGGAGCCTTCCTTTGTCCTCTCCTGAGCCATGTCTAGTCCTCCGCTGTTTGTGCCTCACAGCTCTGTTTGTGCCTGGAAGTTGGTGCTCGCCCCTCTCACTCACTTCCTGCCCATTGCCTACCCGCTGCAGCCCACTGGGAtgccgtcccctcccctcctcacccagaCTCTGAAGACCAAGTTGAAGCCCCAGTCTGGCCACAGCCAACTTCTTCCTGTCTTGCTGAGACTTCCTGGGGCTGAGACAAATTGGGAGTGAGCATCTGGCTGCCAAACACAAGCTGCTCCCAGCCTAGATGACAcctggctgagctgggaggggtcTTACAGATCAGCGAGACCACCCCCTTGCTATCTCTGGGggtgctgaggctcagagagggcaaggcGCTTCCCCAGCACCACGCAGTGAGTTGGAGGGGGAGGCCAAGACTCCTGTAGTTCCCTGGGGCTCCTGTCTCCCAACCTAGGCCC
It encodes the following:
- the LOC102524013 gene encoding olfactory receptor 13J1 — encoded protein: MEPINRTEVSEFFLKGFLGYMALEHLLFPLCSAMYLVTLLGNTAIVAVSVLDVHLHTPMYFFLGNLSILDICYTSTFVPLMLVHLLSAQKTISFIGCAIQMCLSLSTGSTECLLLAIMAYDRYLAICQPLRYPVLMSHRLCLLLAGAAWVLCLFKSVTETIITMRLPFCSHLVSHFTCEILAVLKLACSDTSVSEVLLLVGAILLLPVPLAFICLSYTLILATILRVPSAASRRKAFSTCSAHLAVVLLFYGTVIFMYMKPKSKEASISDEVFTVLYAVVTPMLNPVIYSLRNKEVKEAARKVWGRRRTSK